A genomic region of Arachis stenosperma cultivar V10309 chromosome 9, arast.V10309.gnm1.PFL2, whole genome shotgun sequence contains the following coding sequences:
- the LOC130948804 gene encoding patatin-like protein 6: MDSSNEVEMQEPSIETDKLSYEIFSILESKFLFGYDQQKLWFPKHIPTSIDPKPELLQPSTVATIDAVSSLKNQRGKICILSIDGGGAMRGILAGKALAYLENALKNKSGDANATIADYFDVAAGAGVGGIFTAMLFATKDHKRPIFAAEDTWRLLAEQGRRFYRPNTGTRTCSGRRGFLRKLFGDSSSGSIGSATSGLEKTVKEAFTGENGRSLTLKDTLKPVLVPCYDLSSTAPFLFSRADALETDSYDFRLWEVCRATSAEPGLFEPLQMRSVDGQTSCLAVDGGLAMSNPTGAAITHVLHNKQEFPFVRGVEDLLVLSLGTGQLLEARYDYEEVRKWKPKDWARPVSRISGDGSADLVDQAVAMAFGQGRSTNYVRIQANGSRMGRCGPNVDTDSSPENVKMLIGMAEEMLKQENVESVLFGGKRIGEQSNFEKLDWFAGELVQEHQRRSCRIAPTVAFKQATPKAT; encoded by the exons ATGGATTCAAGTAATGAGGTGGAAATGCAGGAGCCGAGTATTGAAACCGATAAGCTAAGCTACGAAATATTCTCCATTCTGGAGAGCAAGTTTCTATTCGGCTACGACCAACAGAAGCTCTGGTTCCCCAAGCACATACCTACCTCTATTGATCCCAAACCGGAGCTTCTTCAACCGTCAACCGTCGCCACCATTGACGCCGTATCTTCCCTCAAGAACCAGCGTGGAAAGATATGCATCCTCTCTATCGACGGCGGCGGAGCCATGCGCGGGATCCTCGCCGGTAAAGCCCTAGCCTACCTTGAAAATGCTCTCAAGAACAAGTCTGGCGACGCCAACGCCACAATCGCCGATTACTTCGATGTCGCCGCCGGTGCCGGCGTCGGAGGCATCTTCACCGCTATGCTATTCGCCACCAAGGACCACAAACGTCCGATTTTCGCCGCCGAAGACACCTGGAGGCTGCTGGCCGAGCAAGGTCGCCGATTCTACCGCCCTAACACCGGAACCAGAACATGCTCCGGCCGCCGAGGATTCTTACGAAAGCTGTTCGGCGATTCCAGCTCCGGTTCAATCGGTTCGGCGACTTCCGGTCTAGAGAAAACCGTTAAGGAAGCGTTTACGGGCGAGAACGGTCGAAGCTTAACGTTGAAGGACACGCTGAAGCCGGTTCTTGTTCCGTGCTATGACTTGTCCAGTACGGCGCCATTTTTGTTCTCACGTGCTGACGCCTTAGAAACCGACAGCTATGACTTTCGTCTCTGGGAGGTGTGCCGGGCCACTTCGGCTGAACCGGGTCTGTTCGAGCCGCTTCAGATGCGGTCCGTTGATGGCCAGACCAGTTGCTTGGCGGTTGACGGCGGTTTGGCCATGAGCAACCCCACCGGTGCCGCCATCACGCACGTGCTCCACAACAAACAGGAGTTCCCCTTCGTCCGCGGCGTGGAGGACCTCCTCGTGCTGTCCCTCGGCACCGGCCAGCTCCTCGAAGCCCGTTACGACTACGAGGAAGTCAGGAAGTGGAAGCCCAAGGATTGGGCCCGGCCTGTGTCCCGAATCTCTGGCGACGGCTCAGCAGACCTAGTCGACCAAGCTGTTGCCATGGCTTTCGGACAAGGCCGGAGCACAAATTATGTTCGCATTCAG GCAAACGGGTCTAGGATGGGGCGATGTGGACCCAATGTGGATACAGATTCAAGTCCTGAGAATGTAAAGATGTTGATTGGGATGGCGGAGGAGATGTTGAAGCAGGAGAATGTAGAGTCAGTGCTGTTTGGAGGGAAGCGGATCGGCGAGCAAAGTAATTTCGAGAAACTCGACTGGTTCGCCGGAGAACTCGTCCAGGAGCATCAGAGGAGGAGCTGCAGAATAGCTCCCACTGTTGCTTTCAAGCAAGCTACCCCAAAAGCGACCTAA